TAGTTTCTCAGTTAACTTACCATGGACTACACCTGCACCATTAGGTATTGTCATGGGTACGCAATTTGCACTGTTATCATTCGTGCTTGCAGTAGTATTAATCGTTGTTGATATCATTATCTATTATCCGTTCTTAAAAGTTTATGATAATGAAATTCTAGAAGAAGAAGCCGGCATTAAGGAAAGTAATAGTGAGTTACAAGATAAAGTTGCAGCTAACTTTGATACTAAAAAAGCAGATGCTATTTTAGCATCACATTCAAACAAAGGTACTGAAGCTACAACAGACTTAGCAAACAATATTAAACAACAAACAAATGTATTAGTTCTATGTGCAGGTGGAGGAACAAGTGGATTATTAGCCAATGCATTAAATAAAGCAGCTGAAGAATTTAATGTTCCTGTCAAAGCTGCAGCTGGTGGCTACGGTGCACATATGGATATTAGGAAAGATTATCAGTTGATTATTTTAGCCCCTCAAGTGGCTTCAAACTATGAAGATATCAAACAAGACACTGACAAATTAGGTATCAAGTTAGTTAAAACTCAAGGTGTTGAGTATATTAATTTAACGCGTGATGGACAAGCAGCACTAGCATTTGTACAAAAACAATTTGAAGATTAGATAGGAGCGTTTTTCATAATGACTAAAAAATTACCTGAAGATTTTATTTTTGGTGGAGCGACTGCCGCATATCAAGCTGAAGGAGCAACTCAAACGGATGGTAAAGGACGTGTCGCATGGGATACTTATTTAGAAGAAAATTACTGGTATACTGCAGAACCTGCAAGTGATTTTTATCATCGTTATCCAGTAGATTTAGAATTAAGTGAAAAGTTTGGTGTGAATGGTATTCGTATATCTATCGCCTGGTCTAGAATTTTTCCAAAAGGATATGGTGACGTAAATCCTAAAGGCGTTGAATATTACCATAAACTATTTGCCGAATGTCATAAACGCCATGTAGAACCATTTGTAACGTTACATCACTTCGATACACCTGAAGTACTTCATAAAGATGGTGACTTTTTAAATCGTAAAACGATTGACTATTTTGTAGATTATGCAGAATTCTGTTTTAAAGAATTCCCTGAAGTAAAATACTGGACAACATTTAATGAAATTGGTCCTATTGGTGATGGTCAATACTTAGTTGGTAAGTTTCCTCCAGGTATAACATATGACTTTGGAAAAGTATTTCAATCTCATCACAATATGATGGTGGCACATGCCAAAGCAGTAAAGCTATTTAAAGATGGTGGATATAACGGTGAAATTGGCGTTGTACATGCATTACCTACTAAATATCCTTTAGATCCTAATAATCCAGAAGATGTTAAAGCAGCAGAATTAGAAGATATCATTCATAATAAATTTATTTTAGATGCAACATATTTAGGTAAATATTCAAGAGAAACAATGGAAGGTGTTCAACATATACTTTCTGTGAATGGTGGCAAGTTAGATATCACAGATGAAGATTACCAAATTTTAGATGCAGCTAAAGATTTAAATGACTTCCTAGGTATTAACTACTATATGAGTGATTGGATGAAAGCTTACGATGGAGAATGTCTAATTACGCATAACTCAACTGGTGATAAAGGCGGATCAAAATATCAATTAAAAGGTGTCGGACAAAGAGAGTTTGATGTCGATGTTCCAAGAACAGATTGGGATTGGATGATTTACCCACAAGGTTTATATGACCAAATTATGCGTGTTGTCAAAGACTATCCTAATTATCATAAAATCTATATCACTGAAAATGGTTTAGGTTATAAAGATGAATTTATAGAATCTGAAAAAACAGTTCATGATGATGCACGTATTGATTATATTAAACAACATTTAAACGTTATCTCAGATGCAATTGCAGATGGTGCTAATGTTAAGGGTTATTTCTTATGGTCATTAATGGATGTGTTCTCATGGTCAAATGGTTATGAAAAACGATATGGATTATTCTATGTAGATTTTGATACACAAGAACGTTATCCAAAGAAAAGTGCTTATTGGTACAAACAATTAGCTGAAACAAGAGAAATCAAATAAAGTATTTTTTACAAGGTGTGTCATCTTGATGCACCTTGTTTTTTATGTGCGTGATTTGAAAAAATACTATATACTGAATGAAATATATGAAAAAGAGGTAATTTGATGA
The DNA window shown above is from Staphylococcus sp. M0911 and carries:
- the lacG gene encoding 6-phospho-beta-galactosidase, whose amino-acid sequence is MTKKLPEDFIFGGATAAYQAEGATQTDGKGRVAWDTYLEENYWYTAEPASDFYHRYPVDLELSEKFGVNGIRISIAWSRIFPKGYGDVNPKGVEYYHKLFAECHKRHVEPFVTLHHFDTPEVLHKDGDFLNRKTIDYFVDYAEFCFKEFPEVKYWTTFNEIGPIGDGQYLVGKFPPGITYDFGKVFQSHHNMMVAHAKAVKLFKDGGYNGEIGVVHALPTKYPLDPNNPEDVKAAELEDIIHNKFILDATYLGKYSRETMEGVQHILSVNGGKLDITDEDYQILDAAKDLNDFLGINYYMSDWMKAYDGECLITHNSTGDKGGSKYQLKGVGQREFDVDVPRTDWDWMIYPQGLYDQIMRVVKDYPNYHKIYITENGLGYKDEFIESEKTVHDDARIDYIKQHLNVISDAIADGANVKGYFLWSLMDVFSWSNGYEKRYGLFYVDFDTQERYPKKSAYWYKQLAETREIK